The Phyllopteryx taeniolatus isolate TA_2022b chromosome 9, UOR_Ptae_1.2, whole genome shotgun sequence genome contains a region encoding:
- the eno1b gene encoding enolase 1b, (alpha): MSILKIHAREIFDSRGNPTVEVDLYTAKGLFRGAVPSGASTGIYEALELRDNDKSRFLGKGVLQAVEHINSSIAPALVDQDVSVVEQERIDQLMIDMDGTENKSKLGANAILGVSLAVCKAGAAEKGVPLYRHIADLAGNPKVILPVPAFNVINGGSHAGNKLAMQEFMILPVGAGTFRDAMRIGAEVYHNLKNVIKKKYGQDATNVGDEGGFAPNILENQEALELIKEAIAKAGYTDEVVIGMDVAASEFHREGKYDLDFKSPDDPSRYITPEELADLYKSFVKDYPVVSIEDPFDQDDWAAWSDFTASTDIQVVGDDLTVTNPARICKAVEEKACNCLLLKVNQIGTVTESMRACKMAQESGWGVMVSHRSGETEDTFIADLVVGLCTGQIKTGAPCRSERLAKYNQILRIEEELGDKACFAGKNFRQPLAE; encoded by the exons ATGTCCATTCTCAAAATTCACGCTCGAGAGATCTTTGACTCCCGTGGGAACCCCACAGTGGAGGTCGACCTTTACACTGCTAAAG GGTTGTTCAGGGGAGCTGTACCAAGCGGTGCATCCACTGGAATCTATGAAGCCTTGGAGCTGCGGGATAATGATAAGTCACGCTTCCTTGGAAAAG GTGTCTTACAGGCAGTCGAGCACATTAACTCATCTATTGCACCTGCACTTGTTGACCAA GATGTATCTGTGGTCGAGCAAGAGAGAATCGACCAGCTGATGATCGACATGGATGGCACGGAGAACAAAT CTAAATTGGGTGCCAACGCCATTCTGGGTGTGTCGCTGGCTGTTTGCAAGGCAGGTGCAGCAGAGAAAGGAGTCCCTCTATATCGTCACATTGCTGACCTTGCAGGAAACCCCAAGGTCATCTTGCCTGTGCCG GCCTTCAATGTGATCAATGGTGGCTCCCATGCAGGCAACAAGCTTGCCATGCAGGAGTTCATGATCCTTCCGGTTGGCGCGGGCACCTTCAGGGATGCCATGCGGATTGGAGCCGAGGTCTACCACAATCTCAAAAATGTCATCAAGAAGAAGTACGGCCAGGATGCCACCAATGTGGGAGATGAAGGTGGCTTTGCTCCAAACATCCTGGAGAACCAGGAAG CACTGGAGTTGATAAAGGAGGCCATTGCTAAAGCAGGATACACAGACGAGGTTGTGATTGGCATGGATGTGGCAGCCTCTGAATTCCACCGGGAAGGGAAATACGACCTGGACTTCAAGTCTCCCGACGATCCGTCTCGCTACATCACTCCTGAAGAGCTGGCTGACCTCTACAAGAGCTTTGTGAAGGATTATCCAG TGGTGTCCATCGAGGACCCATTTGACCAGGACGACTGGGCGGCGTGGAGCGACTTCACCGCCAGCACCGACATCCAGGTCGTCGGAGACGATCTCACTGTGACCAACCCGGCTCGCATCTGCAAGGCTGTGGAGGAGAAGGCCTGCAACTGTCTGCTGCTTAAAGTCAACCAGATTGGCACCGTAACCGAATCTATGCGAGC GTGCAAGATGGCCCAGGAGAGCGGCTGGGGAGTGATGGTGAGCCATCGCTCTGGAGAGACCGAGGACACCTTCATCGCGGATTTGGTGGTCGGCCTGTGCACTGGACAG ATCAAGACTGGGGCACCTTGTCGCTCTGAGCGTTTGGCCAAATACAATCAGATTCTCAG AATTGAAGAGGAGCTGGGAGACAAAGCTTGTTTCGCTGGGAAAAACTTCAGACAACCTTTGGCAGAGTGA
- the ppil1 gene encoding peptidyl-prolyl cis-trans isomerase-like 1, protein MSGIPPDTWQPPTVTLDTTMGTIVLELYWRHAPKTCKNFAELARRGYYNNTMFHRIIQNFMVQGGDPTGTGRGGASIFGKQFEDELHQDLKFTGAGIIAMANAGPDSNGSQFFLTLRPTQWLDGKHSIFGRVHQGMGVLNRIGLVETQGQDRPVDDVKIISVSVAN, encoded by the exons ATGTCAGGAATACCTCCGGACACATGGCAACCTCCCACTGTTACGCTGGACACAAc GATGGGGACAATTGTGTTGGAGCTCTACTGGAGACATGCACCCAAGACCTGCAAGAACTTTGCTGAACTGGCGAGAAGAGGATACTACAATAATACAATGTTCCATCGGATAATCCAGAACTTCATGGTGCAGGGTGGTGACCCTACTGGCACAG GTCGGGGTGGTGCCTCCATATTTGGGAAACAGTTTGAAGATGAGCTCCACCAAGATCTTAAATTCACTG GTGCTGGTATAATAGCTATGGCCAATGCAGGACCAGATTCTAATGGAAGCCAGTTCTTCCTCACACTCAGGCCTACTCAGTGGTTGGATGGAAAGCACAGCATTTTTGGAAGAGTGCACCAGGGTATGGGAGTGTTGAACCGCATTGGGCTGGTGGAGACCCAAGGGCAAGATCGACCTGTTGATGACGTAAAGATAATCTCAGTTTCTGTGGCCaactaa
- the rereb gene encoding arginine-glutamic acid dipeptide repeats protein isoform X1: MDDLFSPRRSLNSTQGEIRVGPSHQARLPELQPRPTPTSQTQTENEELMWTPGVNDCDLLMYLRAARSMAAFAGMCDGGSTEDGCLAASRDDTTLNALNMLHASHYDAAKALQRLVKKPLPRLIEKCWSEDDVKRFIKGLRQYGKNFFRIRKDFLPSKKTGELITFYYHWKKTPEAAGTRAYRQQRRQPSSRKAKTRSVAAPVSAPSRNYSVDASSASEDELDSEDSEQEVKSCSHCGTTRSKDWHQGGRYNPLLCTTCRTYENKHGCLPAAQKSTGTSFMFKPVKEEEEGNSKHGMRTRRSRAPQLSSLRSGHRRLTGSPTSEDQQSTTQNSQTATRASTTDNKNDSTKRNTKKVKEEAATPKTMKRVRESPPQEANEPEKVKPKRSKTQEPPDSRSEVEAEVEEESSSESRSAQEDGSSDTKDIDQDNRSSSPSIPSPQQGNESDSDSSAQPSAVPPEPTAPPTVRADTTVPQAPPSQGPAVMPPQSAASSGPPPSPSPPSPDPPQPAATESAANLGQSGRPPPAPHSLSGAPPLPPTAGQDSPLSSAFQVPPALSSVSSQLPPTQRPPPFFRESQLSQPLLSCPQIKPPPTTPIQPSHKQIPHQPAPPFPQMPSNLPPPPALKPLNSLPNQHPPGAPPPPLQLMPQPSPVQTLSGQLPVISQAPTHPGKSTSSPHPSGASSQPLASAASASVGPVPSLQPSFPPVGLRPSPSATVGPPQIKIKEEPLDEMEEARSPQSPPRSPSPDPTVINMASHASQSARFIKHLDRGYNSCSRTDLFFTPLSCSKLAKKREEALEKCRREAELSARQEREREKDREREREAERNARASSSSHDSRMSEVQVAAHGRSMYEQPPTTVAAVPPYIGPDTPALRTLSEYARPHVMSPTNRNHPFYVSLSPGDSMLAYHMPGLYSAEHSLRERELRNFRERELRERMKPGFEVKPPDLETLHPSANPMEHYVRHGALALPHIPGPPHHFAPFHPGLNHLERERMVLAGTQLRPELSYAERLTAERLHAERMASMAPDPAARLQMLNVTPHHHQHSHIHSHLHLHQQDPLGQGSSPGPLVDPLANGPRLARFPFPGGPIPNPLLADLPHDHEMLRHPLFGAAYPRELQGPIPQMSAAHHLQAMHVQSAELQRMAMEQQWLHGHHLHGGPLPSQEDYYNRLKKEGDKPS, encoded by the exons ATGGACGACCTGTTCAGCCCGCGGAG GAGCTTGAACAGCACTCAAGGCGAGATAAGAGTGGGACCAAGTCATCAG GCAAGGCTTCCTGAGCTGCAGCCTCGACCCACGCCAACTTCCCAAACTCAGACGGAGAACGAGGAGCTTATGTGGACACCTGGCGTCAATGACTGTGACCTTCTCATGTACCTGAGAGCTGCCAG GAGCATGGCAGCATTTGCAGGTATGTGTGATGGAGGATCCACGGAGGATGGATGTTTAGCAGCCTCTCGTGACGATACCACGCTCAACGCTCTCAACATG TTGCATGCAAGTCATTACGATGCCGCAAAAGCTCTCCAGCGTCTGGTGAAGAAGCCTCTGCCCAGGCTTATTGAGAAATGCTGGTCTGAGGATGATGTG aaACGCTTCATCAAAGGCCTCAGACAGTATGGAAAGAATTTTTTCCGGATTCGAAAAGACTTTTTGCCTAGCAAAAAGACT GGAGAGCTGATCACGTTCTATTATCACTGGAAAAAAACTCCCGAGGCTGCAGGAACGCGAGCTTATCGACAACAACGCAGGCAGCCGTCGTCTCGAAAGGCAAAGACTCGCTCTGTCGCTGCTCCTGTGAGCGCTCCGTCTCGAAATTACTCGG TTGATGCAAGTTCAGCCAGTGAGGACGAACTTGACAGTGAAGATAGCGAACAGGAAGTTAAGAGCTGCAGCCACTGCGGTACAACAC GTTCTAAGGATTGGCACCAAGGAGGAAGATACAACCCTTTGCTATGCACAACCTGCCGCACTTACGAAAACAAGCATGGCTGTCTGCCAGCGGCACAGAAGTCTACAGGCACGTCATTCATGTTTAAACCtgtgaaagaggaagaggaagggaaCAGTAAACATGGCATGAGGACACGGCGAAGCAGAGCACCT CAGTTGTCATCTTTAAGAAGCGGCCACAGGAGACTCACTGGCTCTCCCACTAGCGAGGATCAGCAGTCCACGACCCAGAACTCCCAGACTGCGACTCGAGCATCTACAACGGACAACAAGAATGACTCCACGAAGAGGAATACCAAG AAGGTGAAAGAGGAGGCAGCCACACCAAAGACGATGAAACGTGTCAGAGAGAGTCCTCCTCAGGAGGCTAACGAGCCTGAAAAAGTCAAACCTAAGCGGTCCAAGACTCAG GAGCCACCAGATTCACGTTCTGAGGTGGAGGCCGAGGTGGAGGAGGAAAGCTCCTCAGAAAGCCGCAGTGCTCAGGAGGATGGCAGCAGTGACACCAAAGACATTGATCAGGACAACCGCAGCTCCTCCCCCAGCATTCCCAGCCCTCAGCAGGGTAACGAGAGCGACTCCGACTCTTCTGCCCAACCTAGCGCTGTCCCCCCGGAGCCCACAGCCCCGCCGACCGTCCGGGCTGACACAACGGTCCCGCAGGCCCCTCCCTCTCAGGGCCCAGCTGTCATGCCACCGCAAAGCGCTGCCTCTTCTGGCCCTCCTCCTAGCCCGTCCCCTCCATCTCCAGACCCGCCTCAGCCAGCTGCTACAGAGTCCGCTGCCAATTTGGGCCAGAGCGGCCGCCCGCCGCCCGCCCCTCATTCTCTCTCTGGTGCACCACCGCTTCCACCCACAGCGGGGCAGGACTCTCCTCTCTCGTCTGCATTTCAGGTGCCGCCTGCTCTCAGCTCAGTGTCCTCCCAGCTGCCACCAACCCAGAGACCCCCGCCCTTCTTTCGGGAGTCGCAGCTGTCCCAACCTCTTCTTTCTTGCCCCCAAATCAAGCCTCCTCCTACCACCCCAATTCAACCTTCCCACAAACAGATACCACACCAGCCTGCTCCACCCTTCCCCCAGATGCCCTCCAACCTTCCACCTCCACCTGCTCTAAAGCCCCTCAACTCTCTTCCCAATCAGCATCCTCCAGGCGCACCCCCTCCACCTCTCCAGCTCATGCCGCAGCCTTCGCCTGTGCAGACGCTTTCCGGCCAGCTTCCGGTGATTTCTCAGGCGCCGACTCACCCTGGAAAGAGTACAAGTTCCCCTCATCCATCTGGCGCTTCCTCGCAGCCTCTCGCCTCTGCTGCGTCAGCCTCAGTTGGCCCTGTCCCCAGCCTGCAGCCGTCCTTCCCTCCTGTTGGGCTGAGACCATCGCCGAGCGCCACAGTGGGACCACCTCAAATTAAAATCAAAGAGGAGCCGCTGGATGAGATGGAGGAAGCCAGGAGCCCGCAGTCTCCACCTCGCAGCCCTTCGCCAGATCCTACTGTCATCAACATGGCGAGTCACGCCAGCCAGTCTGCACG gttcatcaaacacctggaTCGCGGCTACAACTCCTGCTCTCGGACAGACCTGTTCTTCACGCCGCTCTCCTGCTCCAAGCTGGCCAAGAAAAGGGAAGAGGCGCTAGAGAAGTGTCGGAGAGAGGCGGAGCTCAGCGCTAGGCAGGAGCGTGAACGGGAGAAGGATCGGGAGAGAGAAAGGGAGGCAGAGAGAAACGCT CGAGCATCCAGCTCCTCCCACGACAGTCGCATGAGTGAGGTTCAGGTGGCCGCTCACGGGCGCTCCATGTACGAGCAGCCGCCAACCACCGTCGCTGCCGTGCCCCCCTACATCGGCCCCGATACGCCTGCCCTCCGCACCCTGAGCGAATACGCCCGACCCCATGTCATGTCCCCCACCAACCGCAACCACCCGTTCTATGTGTCTCTGAGTCCCGGGGACTCCATGCTGGCCTACCACATGCCCGGCCTGTACAGTGCTGAGCACAGCCTGAGAGAGCGTGAGCTGAGGAACTTCCGAGAGAGGGAGCTCCGTGAGAGGATGAAGCCGGGCTTTGAGGTCAAGCCCCCTGACCTGGAAACCTTACACCCCTCAGCCAACCCCATGGAGCACTATGTCAGGCACGGGGCCCTGGCTCTGCCCCACATACCCGGACCGCCTCACCACTTCGCACCCTTTCACCCGGGGCTCAACCATCTGGAGCGAGAGAGGATGGTGCTGGCCGGTACTCAGCTGCGTCCGGAGCTGAGCTACGCTGAGCGCCTCACTGCGGAGCGGCTGCACGCTGAGAGGATGGCCTCCATGGCGCCGGATCCCGCAGCGAGGCTGCAGATGCTCAACGTGACGCCGCATCATCACCAACACTCGCACATCCACTCTCACCTCCACCTGCACCAACAGGATCCCCTCGGTCAAG GTTCAAGCCCTGGTCCTCTGGTGGACCCGCTGGCAAACGGACCCCGTCTGGCCCGCTTCCCCTTCCCCGGAGGCCCCATCCCCAACCCTTTGCTGGCTGATCTTCCACATGACCATGAGATGCTGCGCCACCCTCTGTTTG
- the rereb gene encoding arginine-glutamic acid dipeptide repeats protein isoform X2 has protein sequence MLLEKRFIKGLRQYGKNFFRIRKDFLPSKKTGELITFYYHWKKTPEAAGTRAYRQQRRQPSSRKAKTRSVAAPVSAPSRNYSVDASSASEDELDSEDSEQEVKSCSHCGTTRSKDWHQGGRYNPLLCTTCRTYENKHGCLPAAQKSTGTSFMFKPVKEEEEGNSKHGMRTRRSRAPQLSSLRSGHRRLTGSPTSEDQQSTTQNSQTATRASTTDNKNDSTKRNTKKVKEEAATPKTMKRVRESPPQEANEPEKVKPKRSKTQEPPDSRSEVEAEVEEESSSESRSAQEDGSSDTKDIDQDNRSSSPSIPSPQQGNESDSDSSAQPSAVPPEPTAPPTVRADTTVPQAPPSQGPAVMPPQSAASSGPPPSPSPPSPDPPQPAATESAANLGQSGRPPPAPHSLSGAPPLPPTAGQDSPLSSAFQVPPALSSVSSQLPPTQRPPPFFRESQLSQPLLSCPQIKPPPTTPIQPSHKQIPHQPAPPFPQMPSNLPPPPALKPLNSLPNQHPPGAPPPPLQLMPQPSPVQTLSGQLPVISQAPTHPGKSTSSPHPSGASSQPLASAASASVGPVPSLQPSFPPVGLRPSPSATVGPPQIKIKEEPLDEMEEARSPQSPPRSPSPDPTVINMASHASQSARFIKHLDRGYNSCSRTDLFFTPLSCSKLAKKREEALEKCRREAELSARQEREREKDREREREAERNARASSSSHDSRMSEVQVAAHGRSMYEQPPTTVAAVPPYIGPDTPALRTLSEYARPHVMSPTNRNHPFYVSLSPGDSMLAYHMPGLYSAEHSLRERELRNFRERELRERMKPGFEVKPPDLETLHPSANPMEHYVRHGALALPHIPGPPHHFAPFHPGLNHLERERMVLAGTQLRPELSYAERLTAERLHAERMASMAPDPAARLQMLNVTPHHHQHSHIHSHLHLHQQDPLGQGSSPGPLVDPLANGPRLARFPFPGGPIPNPLLADLPHDHEMLRHPLFGAAYPRELQGPIPQMSAAHHLQAMHVQSAELQRMAMEQQWLHGHHLHGGPLPSQEDYYNRLKKEGDKPS, from the exons ATGTTGTTAGAG aaACGCTTCATCAAAGGCCTCAGACAGTATGGAAAGAATTTTTTCCGGATTCGAAAAGACTTTTTGCCTAGCAAAAAGACT GGAGAGCTGATCACGTTCTATTATCACTGGAAAAAAACTCCCGAGGCTGCAGGAACGCGAGCTTATCGACAACAACGCAGGCAGCCGTCGTCTCGAAAGGCAAAGACTCGCTCTGTCGCTGCTCCTGTGAGCGCTCCGTCTCGAAATTACTCGG TTGATGCAAGTTCAGCCAGTGAGGACGAACTTGACAGTGAAGATAGCGAACAGGAAGTTAAGAGCTGCAGCCACTGCGGTACAACAC GTTCTAAGGATTGGCACCAAGGAGGAAGATACAACCCTTTGCTATGCACAACCTGCCGCACTTACGAAAACAAGCATGGCTGTCTGCCAGCGGCACAGAAGTCTACAGGCACGTCATTCATGTTTAAACCtgtgaaagaggaagaggaagggaaCAGTAAACATGGCATGAGGACACGGCGAAGCAGAGCACCT CAGTTGTCATCTTTAAGAAGCGGCCACAGGAGACTCACTGGCTCTCCCACTAGCGAGGATCAGCAGTCCACGACCCAGAACTCCCAGACTGCGACTCGAGCATCTACAACGGACAACAAGAATGACTCCACGAAGAGGAATACCAAG AAGGTGAAAGAGGAGGCAGCCACACCAAAGACGATGAAACGTGTCAGAGAGAGTCCTCCTCAGGAGGCTAACGAGCCTGAAAAAGTCAAACCTAAGCGGTCCAAGACTCAG GAGCCACCAGATTCACGTTCTGAGGTGGAGGCCGAGGTGGAGGAGGAAAGCTCCTCAGAAAGCCGCAGTGCTCAGGAGGATGGCAGCAGTGACACCAAAGACATTGATCAGGACAACCGCAGCTCCTCCCCCAGCATTCCCAGCCCTCAGCAGGGTAACGAGAGCGACTCCGACTCTTCTGCCCAACCTAGCGCTGTCCCCCCGGAGCCCACAGCCCCGCCGACCGTCCGGGCTGACACAACGGTCCCGCAGGCCCCTCCCTCTCAGGGCCCAGCTGTCATGCCACCGCAAAGCGCTGCCTCTTCTGGCCCTCCTCCTAGCCCGTCCCCTCCATCTCCAGACCCGCCTCAGCCAGCTGCTACAGAGTCCGCTGCCAATTTGGGCCAGAGCGGCCGCCCGCCGCCCGCCCCTCATTCTCTCTCTGGTGCACCACCGCTTCCACCCACAGCGGGGCAGGACTCTCCTCTCTCGTCTGCATTTCAGGTGCCGCCTGCTCTCAGCTCAGTGTCCTCCCAGCTGCCACCAACCCAGAGACCCCCGCCCTTCTTTCGGGAGTCGCAGCTGTCCCAACCTCTTCTTTCTTGCCCCCAAATCAAGCCTCCTCCTACCACCCCAATTCAACCTTCCCACAAACAGATACCACACCAGCCTGCTCCACCCTTCCCCCAGATGCCCTCCAACCTTCCACCTCCACCTGCTCTAAAGCCCCTCAACTCTCTTCCCAATCAGCATCCTCCAGGCGCACCCCCTCCACCTCTCCAGCTCATGCCGCAGCCTTCGCCTGTGCAGACGCTTTCCGGCCAGCTTCCGGTGATTTCTCAGGCGCCGACTCACCCTGGAAAGAGTACAAGTTCCCCTCATCCATCTGGCGCTTCCTCGCAGCCTCTCGCCTCTGCTGCGTCAGCCTCAGTTGGCCCTGTCCCCAGCCTGCAGCCGTCCTTCCCTCCTGTTGGGCTGAGACCATCGCCGAGCGCCACAGTGGGACCACCTCAAATTAAAATCAAAGAGGAGCCGCTGGATGAGATGGAGGAAGCCAGGAGCCCGCAGTCTCCACCTCGCAGCCCTTCGCCAGATCCTACTGTCATCAACATGGCGAGTCACGCCAGCCAGTCTGCACG gttcatcaaacacctggaTCGCGGCTACAACTCCTGCTCTCGGACAGACCTGTTCTTCACGCCGCTCTCCTGCTCCAAGCTGGCCAAGAAAAGGGAAGAGGCGCTAGAGAAGTGTCGGAGAGAGGCGGAGCTCAGCGCTAGGCAGGAGCGTGAACGGGAGAAGGATCGGGAGAGAGAAAGGGAGGCAGAGAGAAACGCT CGAGCATCCAGCTCCTCCCACGACAGTCGCATGAGTGAGGTTCAGGTGGCCGCTCACGGGCGCTCCATGTACGAGCAGCCGCCAACCACCGTCGCTGCCGTGCCCCCCTACATCGGCCCCGATACGCCTGCCCTCCGCACCCTGAGCGAATACGCCCGACCCCATGTCATGTCCCCCACCAACCGCAACCACCCGTTCTATGTGTCTCTGAGTCCCGGGGACTCCATGCTGGCCTACCACATGCCCGGCCTGTACAGTGCTGAGCACAGCCTGAGAGAGCGTGAGCTGAGGAACTTCCGAGAGAGGGAGCTCCGTGAGAGGATGAAGCCGGGCTTTGAGGTCAAGCCCCCTGACCTGGAAACCTTACACCCCTCAGCCAACCCCATGGAGCACTATGTCAGGCACGGGGCCCTGGCTCTGCCCCACATACCCGGACCGCCTCACCACTTCGCACCCTTTCACCCGGGGCTCAACCATCTGGAGCGAGAGAGGATGGTGCTGGCCGGTACTCAGCTGCGTCCGGAGCTGAGCTACGCTGAGCGCCTCACTGCGGAGCGGCTGCACGCTGAGAGGATGGCCTCCATGGCGCCGGATCCCGCAGCGAGGCTGCAGATGCTCAACGTGACGCCGCATCATCACCAACACTCGCACATCCACTCTCACCTCCACCTGCACCAACAGGATCCCCTCGGTCAAG GTTCAAGCCCTGGTCCTCTGGTGGACCCGCTGGCAAACGGACCCCGTCTGGCCCGCTTCCCCTTCCCCGGAGGCCCCATCCCCAACCCTTTGCTGGCTGATCTTCCACATGACCATGAGATGCTGCGCCACCCTCTGTTTG